The following are from one region of the Lonchura striata isolate bLonStr1 chromosome 26, bLonStr1.mat, whole genome shotgun sequence genome:
- the TXLNA gene encoding alpha-taxilin isoform X2 produces the protein MKNQATEAKAAPRPSRRSGGMGLEEGDAPEAAAPAEAALSQEDPKSSRDVSEELSRQLEDILSTYCVDASQENPGEDGGQGDAPEPEEPEKGRSESPRNGEQEPGGPELNGEKENSKGTEEFRPGEEAGDRDQKRAQEKKKAKGLGKEITLLMQTLNTLSTSEEKLAALCKKYAELLEEHRNSQKQMKILQKKQSQLVQEKDHLQSEHSKAILARSKLESLCRELQRHNRTLKEEGVQRAREEEEKRKEVTSHFQVTLNDIQLQMEQHNERNSKLRQENMELAERLKKLIEQYELREEHIDKVFKHKELQQQLVDAKLQQAQEMLKEAEERHQREKDFLLKEAVESQRMCELMKQQETHLKQQLALYTEKFEEFQNTLSKSSEVFTTFKQEMEKMTKKIKKLEKETTMYRSRWESSNKALLEMAEEKTLRDKELEGLQVKIQRLEKLCRALQTERNDLNKKTWTRFKPRCSFSW, from the exons ATGAAGAACCAGGCAACGGAGGCCAAAGCAGCTCCACGTCCTTCCAGAAGGAGCGGCgggatggggctggaggagggagaCGCTCCGGAGGCTGCAGCCCCCGCGGAAG CTGCCCTGAGCCAGGaggatcccaaatcctcccGCGACGTCTCGGAGGAGCTGAGCCGGCAGCTGGAGGACATCCTGAGCACCTACTGTGTGGATGCCAGCCAGGAGAACCCGGGCGAGGACGGCGGGCAGGGCGATGCCCCCGAGCCCGAGGAGCCCGAGAAGGGCCGGAGCGAATCCCCCAGGAACGGGGAGCAGGAGCCGGGCGGCCCCGAGCTCAACGGCGAGAAGGAGAACTCCAAGGGCACCGAGGAATTCCGGCCCGGAGAGGAGGCTGGAGACAGGGATCAGAAGAGAGCTCAGGAGAAGAAGAAAGCCAAGGGTTTAG GCAAGGAAATCACTTTGCTGATGCAGACCCTGAACACCCTGAGCACGTCAGAGGAGAAACTGGCAGCTCTGTGCAAGAAATACGCTGAGCTG CTGGAGGAGCACCGCAACTCGCAGAAGCAGATGAAGATCCTGCAGAAGAAGCAGAGCCAGCTGGTGCAGGAGAAGGATCACCTGCAGAGCGAGCACagcaaggccatcctggccagGAGCAAGCTGGAGAGCCTGTGCCgggagctgcagaggcacaACCGCACCCTCAAG GAGGAGGGCGTGCAGCGcgccagggaggaggaggagaagaggaaggaggtgACCTCGCACTTCCAGGTGACGCTGAACGACATCCAGCTGCAGATGGAGCAGCACAACGAGCGCAACTCCAAACTGCGCCAGGAGAACATGGAGCTGGCTGAGAGGCTGAAGAAGCTCATCGAGCAGTACGAGCTCAGGGAGGAG CACATTGACAAGGTGTTCAAGCacaaggagctgcagcagcagctggtggaCGCCAAACTGCAGCAGGCCCAGGAGATGTTGaaggaggcagaggagaggCACCAGCGGGAGAAGGATTTT CTGCTGAAGGAAGCTGTGGAATCACAGAGGATGTGTGAGCTGATGAAGCAGCAGGAGACCCACCTCAAGCAGCAG CTGGCTCTGTACACAGAGAAGTTTGAGGAGTTCCAGAACACCCTTTCCAAAAGCAGTGAAGTGTTCACCACGTTCAAACAGGAGATGGAGAAG aTGACCAAGAAAATCaagaagctggagaaggagaCCACCATGTACCGCTCCCGCTGGGAGAGCAGCAACAAGGCCCTCCTGGAGATGGCAGAAGAG AAAACGCTGCGGGACAAGGagctggaggggctgcaggtgaaGATCCAGcgcctggagaagctgtgccGGGCGCTGCAGACGGAGCGCAACGACCTCAACAAGAAG ACTTGGACTCGCTTCAAACCTcgctgcagcttctcttggtGA
- the TXLNA gene encoding alpha-taxilin isoform X1 encodes MKNQATEAKAAPRPSRRSGGMGLEEGDAPEAAAPAEAALSQEDPKSSRDVSEELSRQLEDILSTYCVDASQENPGEDGGQGDAPEPEEPEKGRSESPRNGEQEPGGPELNGEKENSKGTEEFRPGEEAGDRDQKRAQEKKKAKGLGKEITLLMQTLNTLSTSEEKLAALCKKYAELLEEHRNSQKQMKILQKKQSQLVQEKDHLQSEHSKAILARSKLESLCRELQRHNRTLKEEGVQRAREEEEKRKEVTSHFQVTLNDIQLQMEQHNERNSKLRQENMELAERLKKLIEQYELREEHIDKVFKHKELQQQLVDAKLQQAQEMLKEAEERHQREKDFLLKEAVESQRMCELMKQQETHLKQQLALYTEKFEEFQNTLSKSSEVFTTFKQEMEKMTKKIKKLEKETTMYRSRWESSNKALLEMAEEKTLRDKELEGLQVKIQRLEKLCRALQTERNDLNKKVQDLCAHTELPEPLKEPLKEPSPSRDSSEAAPRSPSSGMAPGSPDPAGIPAEPGHSGTEEGTGGTD; translated from the exons ATGAAGAACCAGGCAACGGAGGCCAAAGCAGCTCCACGTCCTTCCAGAAGGAGCGGCgggatggggctggaggagggagaCGCTCCGGAGGCTGCAGCCCCCGCGGAAG CTGCCCTGAGCCAGGaggatcccaaatcctcccGCGACGTCTCGGAGGAGCTGAGCCGGCAGCTGGAGGACATCCTGAGCACCTACTGTGTGGATGCCAGCCAGGAGAACCCGGGCGAGGACGGCGGGCAGGGCGATGCCCCCGAGCCCGAGGAGCCCGAGAAGGGCCGGAGCGAATCCCCCAGGAACGGGGAGCAGGAGCCGGGCGGCCCCGAGCTCAACGGCGAGAAGGAGAACTCCAAGGGCACCGAGGAATTCCGGCCCGGAGAGGAGGCTGGAGACAGGGATCAGAAGAGAGCTCAGGAGAAGAAGAAAGCCAAGGGTTTAG GCAAGGAAATCACTTTGCTGATGCAGACCCTGAACACCCTGAGCACGTCAGAGGAGAAACTGGCAGCTCTGTGCAAGAAATACGCTGAGCTG CTGGAGGAGCACCGCAACTCGCAGAAGCAGATGAAGATCCTGCAGAAGAAGCAGAGCCAGCTGGTGCAGGAGAAGGATCACCTGCAGAGCGAGCACagcaaggccatcctggccagGAGCAAGCTGGAGAGCCTGTGCCgggagctgcagaggcacaACCGCACCCTCAAG GAGGAGGGCGTGCAGCGcgccagggaggaggaggagaagaggaaggaggtgACCTCGCACTTCCAGGTGACGCTGAACGACATCCAGCTGCAGATGGAGCAGCACAACGAGCGCAACTCCAAACTGCGCCAGGAGAACATGGAGCTGGCTGAGAGGCTGAAGAAGCTCATCGAGCAGTACGAGCTCAGGGAGGAG CACATTGACAAGGTGTTCAAGCacaaggagctgcagcagcagctggtggaCGCCAAACTGCAGCAGGCCCAGGAGATGTTGaaggaggcagaggagaggCACCAGCGGGAGAAGGATTTT CTGCTGAAGGAAGCTGTGGAATCACAGAGGATGTGTGAGCTGATGAAGCAGCAGGAGACCCACCTCAAGCAGCAG CTGGCTCTGTACACAGAGAAGTTTGAGGAGTTCCAGAACACCCTTTCCAAAAGCAGTGAAGTGTTCACCACGTTCAAACAGGAGATGGAGAAG aTGACCAAGAAAATCaagaagctggagaaggagaCCACCATGTACCGCTCCCGCTGGGAGAGCAGCAACAAGGCCCTCCTGGAGATGGCAGAAGAG AAAACGCTGCGGGACAAGGagctggaggggctgcaggtgaaGATCCAGcgcctggagaagctgtgccGGGCGCTGCAGACGGAGCGCAACGACCTCAACAAGAAGGTGCAGGACCTGTGTGCCCACACGGAGCTGCCAGAGCCCCTGAAGGAGCCCCTGAAGGAGCCATCCCCATCCCGGGACAGCTCCGAGGCAGCTCCGCGTTCCCCGAGCTCGGGAATGGCCCCGGGCAGCCCCGACCCCGCGGGGATCCCGGCAGAACCGGGGCACAGCGGGACTGAGGAGGGCACCGGGGGCACCGACTGA
- the CCDC28B gene encoding coiled-coil domain-containing protein 28B, whose amino-acid sequence MEERRKKRSPQSCLAQPVPAGAPRPLPPSKSASFALPLPALPSPRQRPRPRRASKERARAGAGGSRGAPLQHSFLTDVSDVCEMERGLLSLLSDFHSGKLQAFGKECSFQQLEHVREMQEELARLHFGLAVCAEEPPEERRKAAADRNLEQLLAHLEELSSSMDPWLVAVTGSDSGGSGGSDDDGNGSGGTDNDSGDSGSGGKASSDNASTDRGGSDNDSGDNASTDNASSDRGGSDGAAVTMTAVTMPAGTGQKLHLAESSDPEDAAP is encoded by the exons ATGGAGGAGCGGAGGAAGAAGCGGAGCCCGCAGAGCTGCCTGGCCCAGCCGGTGCCCGCCGGGGCCCCGCGGCCGCTGCCCCCGAGCAAGAGCGCGTCCTTCGCGCTGCCGCTGCCCGCGCTGCCCTCGCCCCGGcagcggccgcggccccgccg GGCGAGCAAGGAGCGGGCAcgggcgggcgcgggcggcTCCCGGGGCGCCCCGCTCCAGCACAGCTTCCTCACGGACGTGTCCGACGTGTGCGAGATGGAGCgggggctgctcagcctcctCAGCGACTTCCACTCGGGAAAGCTGCAGGCGTTCG ggaaggagtgctccttccagcagctggagcacgTGCGCGagatgcaggaggagctggcgcGGCTGCACTTCGGCCTGGCCGTGTGCGCGGAGGAGCCGCCCGAGGAGCGGAGGAAGGCGGCGGCCGACAGgaacctggagcagctgctggcccaC CTGGAAGAGCTCAGCAGCTCCATGGATCCTTGGCTGGTGGCAGTGACGGG CAGTGACAgtggtggcagtggtggcagtGATGATGATGGCAatggcagtggtggcactgACAATGACAGTGGTGACAGTGGCAGTGGTGGCAAGGCCAGCAGTGACAATGCCAGCACGGACAGGGGTGGCAGTGACAATGACAGTGGTGACAATGCCAGCACTGACAATGCCAGCAGTGACAGGGGTGGCAGTGACGGGGCGGCAGTGACAATGACAGCAGTGACAatgccagcagggacagg ACAGAAGCTGCACCTGGCCGAGAGCTCGGACCCGGAGGACGCGGCGCCCTGA
- the IQCC gene encoding IQ domain-containing protein C, whose amino-acid sequence MAAEAGPEAERRRLLRAVTGLQEPNPGKTGEEVGEGRGRAPPPDPPNLGAPSPGGEEEEEEEEEGDTESSESPGILQELRALPRRELQRRRLQLQLELLWIQQAVASRKHFLLLKQKLGIPPDACSSIPEFLHCWGEALELQQLQQQQQP is encoded by the exons ATGGCGGCCGAGGCCGGGCCCGaggccgagcggcggcggctgcTCCGCGCCGTGACCGGGCTGCAG GAGCCAAATCCCGGGAAAACCggggaggaggtgggggagggACGGGGGCGTGCCCCTCCCCCggaccccccaaatttgggggccccgagccccgggggggaggaggaggaggaggaggaggaggaaggagacaCGGAGAGCAGCGAGAGCCcag GGATCCTGCAGGAGCTGCGGGCGCTGCCCCGCCGGGAGCTGCAGCGGCGccggctgcagctgcagctggagctgctctggatccAGCAGGCCGTGGCCAGCAGGAAACAC TTCCTGCTGCTGAAACAGAAGCTgggaattcctcctgatgcctGCAGCAGCATTCCCGagttcctgcactgctggggagaggccctggagctgcagcagctgcagcagcagcagcagccctga
- the TMEM234 gene encoding transmembrane protein 234: MATVGQAVSLALVAALWGTSGPWLRAGAQERRERSPRGLLEELRLLGRSRGCLLPFLLNQAGSLLFYLTLASTDLTLAVPLCNSLALIVTLVTGKILGEDIGGKRAVAGMLLTVLGVSLCLAGAEGAAGAGPGADPGHQELIQS, translated from the exons ATGGCGACCGTGG ggcaggctgtgtccctggcgCTGGTGGCCGCGCTCTGGGGCACCTCGGGCCCGTGGCTGCGGGCGGGGGCGCaggagcggcgggagcggagcccgcgggggctgctggaggagctgcggcTGCTCGGCCGGAGCCGCGGG tgcctgctgcCCTTCCTCCTCAACCAGGCCGGATCCCTCCTCTTCTACCTCACCTTGGCCTCCACAG ACCtgaccctggcagtgccactcTGCAACTCCCTGGCTTTGATTGTGACCCTGGTGACGGGGAAAATCCTGGGAGAGGACATTGGTGGCAAAC gagctgtggcaggaatgctgctcacCGTGCTGGGagtgtccctgtgcctggctggggctgagggagcagcaggggctggtCCAGGAGCTGATCCAGGACACCAGGAGCTGATCCAGAGCTGA